Below is a genomic region from Triticum dicoccoides isolate Atlit2015 ecotype Zavitan chromosome 5A, WEW_v2.0, whole genome shotgun sequence.
AAAGAAGTACCGTACGACGGCAGTAATTATGCGCTCCCTTCAGTAACAAAATAAGATATTTTaaatatttcaattttttttcaaccgGGAATCCCTTTCCATTAATTACTCAACAGAAAGATAACAAAGTTCAATTTGAATATTTTAATATAAACTATATACGAAATGAAATGAGTAAACAAATACAATGAAAAATGTATGTATACATCTAATATAAAGAAAAAGGATTATAACATCACTTCAGTTAGCAAGCATGACAACTTTGGTGGTTTAGTTTTTTTATACAAAAACTTGCCGTGTGTCACTGGAATTTTTCATCCTTGCGTGACTGAAATTGTCATCGAAAAACGTTAGGACAAGAGTGTCACGAACCtgacgtgtggcacttatcattaGATTTTTTTTaataacggagggagtattagaaaATGACTAGAGTTCGCCCGGAGAACAAGAGGAACAGTTTTAACTTGCAGAAGCAACATCACGTACGTACTGTGGAAAGATAGATCACGATATTAATCACTGTATATATGCACAGTTGGAACTGTGCTCGAGTCACTGGTAGGGACTAGGAGCACTGCACACGATCGATCCAAACCGCCGGGGAACATATATATGGACTGCGCCACGCACTGGGAACATTCGTTTTGGCAGGGAAGCTTACtcccaaaaagaataaaaaatcacACACGTTTGGCTGGCCACATGCATTGATCGATCAGTGCCGCCTAACTCAACTGCGGCATCGCGTTCATAGCACAGTGGCGAAGATGTGCTTGCATTCAGGACTGTTTTTTGAGTGGTGACAGCTGAGGCTGAAAGCTCGGTTTAGCTGTAGACGACTGTGGAGAGATCGTCTAGTACTCGTATTATAGGTAATCCACTGTGCCAAGCAAGTCTCCTGATACAACGAATTAATCGGTGTATTTTTTAGGAAGTATTAGGTGATAGTAATTTCATGGGGTGATTAAATTGACCACACGGTTTGACAAACACGCGTGTTTTCCTAGCTGACGGTGTGCCGGTCACGGAGGAGAAAAATGTGCCTCGGTCGGTCGGTCCGTAGGTACGGTAGATGGATAACTGAAGAAAATGATACTGCTAATCCTTTGACAAAACATGCCATGTGTTCCTATCTTCCTCACTTGCTGGACCTGGATTACTATAGTCAAAGTGCACAAGAAACTCTTGAAGCCACTGAGTTTTTTGTTACCTAataatttgtttgtttgtttgtttgtttcagTTCTTCGCTTTGAGCGGGTTTCCTTGCCCGTCACTGATGAACCCTTCCGACCACTTCCTGAGGACCATCAACAAGGACTTCGACAATGTGAGCACATCGCCACCGTTCAATCAAAGGACCTTAATTATCTACTCTATATCTGAAATCTTCTTGGTGAATAGTATTCCTAACCATGCGCTTCATCAATTGATTCCTCAGGACATCGAGGAAGGCCTCGGCGGGAAGAAGACGACCACCGCCGAGAACATCAACGCGCTGGTGGTCTCCTACAAATCCTCCGTGTACATGGACAAGGTGACTCGGCAGATCGCTGACATACGCGGCACTGTGAGTAGCCCGGCCGGACTCCACATACATTTTGAAACTTTCAGTTGGAGTGCTGAATTTTGCTAATTATAAGCGTGTATGTGGTTTGTCGTGTGGTTTCAGGTAGGGGAGGTGGTGAAGATGGAAGGGCAGCAGCCGAGCTTCCTGATGCAGTCCTTGGTGCTAACCAAGAGGTCCTTCATCAACATGTACAGGGACCTCGGCTACTACTGGCTCCGCTTCGCTATCTACATCGCCCTCTGCCTCTGCTGCGGCACCATCTTCTATGACATCGGCCATAGCTATGGATCCATACAGGTGCGTAGCAAGAAGCCTCTCGTTGTAGTTGCCATGCCACTGATCACTGTTGTGTTAACTCGTGTGATTGAAAACTTTGCATGCAGGCTCGTGGCTCCATGCTCATGTTCGTAGGCGCCTTCCTCACCTTCATGGCCATCGGAGGCTTCCCGTCTTTCGTCGAGGACATGAAGGTGAAGTTTCTGATCGAGTTCCATCTCATCTCACGTCTCACGATcatggttttcactttcagtgagaTTTCGATGAAATCCGCTGAATTTCATTAACTTTAGCAGACACTGAAATATCTACGTTTCGCCAAAATATTTAGGCAATTTCAGTAGTAAAcagaaattcaaatatttttcaaaaaattcaaaatctTAATTGAAATCAAGTGGAGATTTCGGCCCTTTGACCGAAATGAAAACATAATTCACTGAAATTCACTGATTTTCGGTTGGTGCTGAAATTTTTCTAAAATGAAATTGAAAAACGATACTCACGATACGTTGATCTGATGTGCTTTATGTATGCACAACGCAGATATTTGGAAGGGAGAGGCTGAACGGGCACTACGGCGTCTCGTCCTTCGTGATCGCCAACACAGTCTCGGCGACGCCGTATCTACTCCTGATTTCCCTGGTGCCGGGTGCGATGGCCTACTACCTGGTCGGCCTGCAGAGGAGTTTCGACCACTTCGCCTACTTCGCGCTGGTGCTCTTCATGACAATGATGCTCGTGGAGGGCCTGATGATGATCGTGGCCAGCGCCGTGCCTGACTTCCTCATGGGCATCATCACCGGCGCTGGCATCCAGGGCGTCATGATGCTCAACGGCGGCTTCTTCCGCCTGCCCCACGACCTTCCCAAGCCGGTGTGGAGGTACCCCATGTACTACGTCGCCTTCCACAAGTATGCCAACCAGGGGTTCTACAAGAACGAGTTCCTCGGCCTCACCTTCCCAAACAACCAGGTTGGCGGCGCTGCCACCATCACTGGCGACGAGATCCTCAGGGAGTACTGGCAGGTGGAGATGGGGTACAACAAGTGGGTCGACCTCGCGGTCCTGTTCGGGATGGTCATATTGTACAGGGTGCTCTTCTTGGCCATCATGAAGCTTACCGAGAAGGTGAAGCCCATGGTGAACGGGCTTAGGTTCAGGAGCACCCAGCCGTCGGTGCACATCGCCGACCAGGGTTCCGAAGCAAATGGAGCAATGTGAGGCCGGAGAGATCAGCACAATTATTTTCTTAGTAGAAGATTGTTGCTTATGAGTACTGTAGCGTTGCAGTGTTGTGCAGTGTATGTAAAGTCCGAAAAAAAAGAAGTGCACAAATCTTGTCAAATTCGCATTGACAAAGGGCATTTTTACAAAATGTAATTAGTTCATAGGCCGGCTGTAAGCGGTTTGTCGATATACACGAGTATTACTATTTTTGAAATAAGGGATCACCCCGTAATTTTGATTTTTGAAAATTGATAACACAACCATGCATCAAGTTCCTATTAAGGCATCAGTCTTAGTGTGACATGATAAGTTTACGAGCACCCTCTAACAACAAGAGACGTCTACCGAGCAAAATATAAACCTTATCACAGACCACCACGACTAGCACCAAAGCTTTTTAAAGTAAAGTTGAATACAAGCTACACCATTATCTAAAACGACAACAACATATCTCCAcgatcttttttttttttgaagaacCAGCCAAGGCTGATATTTCATTGAATTAAGCAGAGAGCAGTGGAAAAATGACAAGGGCGAGGATCCAAAGATCAAGGATAAATTGAAGATGAATGAAGAAAAACGGAGTGCCAAAGGCACATGCCGTTAGCCTATCCTCATGGCGGGTCCCCGAAGGGGTTCTGAAGAAACTTGACGCCACACTGCTGCCATAGACTGAGATTGTGCCGGATTGTGAGCAGCACGTCCATCACAGTTGCCTCCTTTGCCCTGAAAATGCAGTGATTGCGTTCTTGCCATATTTCCCATAGGGCCAGCATCGTCAGGGATTTAATTCCTTTCCTGGTACCCGGCCGCGCAGCCGTGATCATTGACGCCATCTTCTCCAGCGAGCTGGTGCTGTGGATCCAAGTTGTCTGCTCGAAAACATGGCAACGTTGCCAGGTCGACAGTTCGGCCCAGACGGTCCTCGTGAAGTTGCATTGCCAGAACAGGTGCTCGGAGCTCTCAAGGTTCCGCGGGCATAGTTGACAGAAGTAATTGTTGGGCCATCCTCTGCGCTGCAGGCGATCATTGCACCAACGACGATCCTGGTGGAGAAGCCATGCGAAAATCTTCAGCTTTGCCGAAGCCCATGTGTCCCAGACCACATTGCAAAAGTGTGCGGTCGTTGATCCCAGGAACTGCATGCAGTATGCCGAGCGAGAGTTGTACTGTCCGAAGGCTTCAAACTTCCAAAGGATCTGATCTTGAGTGGATTCTTGGAGGGTCAGTTGCTGAATCAGTCTATGCAGGCTAAGCACATCTCGGATCAGAGAGCTGGTGTCTCAATGCGCTAGGTCTGAAATCCAATGATCATCTGCAAGAGCTTGGGCCACTGTTTTGTTCTTTCTGCGTGAGTGTTTGAACAGGTTGGGGAAGTAGACCTTCAACGGTGTCGATCCCAGCCATTAACAATGCCAAAAACTTTCCGTGTGCCCATTGCCGATGATCACCTTCGTGACCACACTGACTGAATAGGGCGCGATCAGAAGCATTGCAAGGCGGTTCCGTCCCCACGCACGGACAGGTCTTCCAAGcgtgccacagccaccgcagccggAGGGTGCGGCTGAACTTAGCCAGGTCCTGAATGTCGATCCCGCTGTGCTCGATCAGGGAACAGACCCGGCCCCAGCTGATATTCCAACTGCCCCCGAGAGCTCCAGATCTCTTCCCCAAAGGAAACGGCGTCTACTCTTGTCGATCTCCTTAAGCAGCTTCTTGGGGACAGGGAGCGCGGTGAGAGCAAACGTGGGCAGGGCAGTGAGCACACATCGGACGAGGACCTGCCGTCCGGCAATGGATAGCATTCTTCCCTTCCAACTAGCTAGCCTAGCCCGAATGCGATCAAGGATGAACTGGAGGTGGACTAGGCGAAGCCGGCCAACGGTCAGAGGGAGTCCCAAGTATCTGATCAGGAACAACACGATCGGTCCCGCAAAGGACTGTAACACAACATTTAGGTTGATGTCGTCACAACAAATTGGTGTCGCCATGGACTTGAAGTTGTTTATCCTCATGCTAGTAGCATCGCCGAATTTTTCTAGAATGCACATCAAGTGGTCGATCTTTTCCTTGTCTGGATTCGCAAAAATGATGGCGTTGTGCACATACAGGCTAACCCTGAGCTTGATCTCTCTGCCAGGCACCGGGGTGATATCTAGAGCCTCTTCCGCAGCTTTTAGCAGACGGTGGATGGGGTTGATCGCAATGATGAAGAGGAGCGGTGACGGGTCGCCCTGTCTCAGCCCCCTCCGGTGCAGAATGTATCCACGAGGActacgggcctttaataggccgaaagtaaTACCAGGCTGAACTAttacatgggcctttaagaggttaTAGTGAAAATGGCCCCCAATGGGGCCGAAATCACAGTGCCTGTTAACGGGCCAGATTaaatatgggccgtaatttggcccaaaatatGTCAGGCAGTTAACAGGCCGGATCTGATATGGGCCGTCATTTGGCCAAAAACATGACAAACTGTTAACGAGCCGGATCTGATGTAGGCTGTCATTTGGCTCAAAATGTGACAGACATCATCGTGGGCCGGATCTTatgtgggccgtaatttggcccaaatcgTACCAGACTATTAACAGGCTGACCCAGTGGAGTatgacaaaatcttgtgggcccttGGATGGGCCGGCCTTTTTATCTTAAAAGGgttactgttgggccgtgccatgtgtcaaaGTATCATAGGCACGTATCCTCCATTGGATTGATGCCATTTGTCCCAACGCTGAGCTGGCACGTGGATACTCCGGCGAATCAGAATtttgcacgtggaaaatccccattggtccgggttgttaacgggttatcgaatccaaatcaAAACCTAATACTTTAACGGCAACCCATTATGGTGGataccacgtgtcggttacccttgacgaaagcacttccatgacgcgccatttaccgccatggaagtggacacttccgtgatgataattttggtattgtcacgaAACACttatacgacaacacatgtatgactatcttgattctgtcataaaatcatcatggatgtacatgcatgacagaaaacgtgacctactgtgataaacacgtatcatcacgaaagtgtattttttgtagtgaataaaacaagcaaactatgcattgaaaatagaatctgttaaaaacagaacaatctgtaatgatctgaattgTTCTCAAACTTTTGCAACTCTAAAatatctgaaaaattaggacatcgTGGGAAATTTGCATATCAAGCATGTGTAAAAAAGTTCAGATGAAAATCACGTTCGAATGAATTTAAATAATTCtgctactggacgcaaaagtttctgttttttcacagaatcaaatcaactatcatccacatcATCCCAAagcctttacttggcactttattgaaaaaagctaTAAAGCATGATTACCAcactagcttaatcatgtgaatacacaaaaacagtaggtataagtattgtgttgtctcccaacaagcgtttttaagctaggcatgataatttcaatgatgctcacatagaaatAAAGAGTTGAAACACAACggggcatcatgaatcacatgacaagcacatttaagcctaacataattcctatacatagggattttgtgagcaaacaatttatgggagcaataatcaactagcataaaaaggtaaaacaagcatgacattaaaactttcaacataaagagaggaaacttgatattattgagatatgtaaaagcatatgttcctctctcataataattttcagtagcatcatgaatgagttcaacaatataactatgacacaaagcatccttttcatgatccacaagcatacaaattttattattctccacataagcaaatttattttcatgaatagtagtgggagcaaattcaacaaaataactatcatgtgactgaaaattaaaatcatgatgacaattttcatggttatcattattcaatataacatacatgtcatcaccataatcatcatagataggaactttctttcataatcaattgaaacctcttccaaaatagtggattcatcactaaataaagtcatgacctctccaaatccactttcataattttcacaataagattcaacaccctaaaAAATAGTGGGATCTTATCTAGAGTTGACacccttccaaacccactttcatcattgtaatcataataaataggaggcatgctatcatcataataaatattctgatcaaaacttgggggactaaaaatatcatcttcatcaaacatagcatccccaagcttatggctttgcatatgacTAGCatcagctgaaggaaatatgccctagaggcaataataaagttattatttatttccttatatcatgataaatgtttattattcatgttagaattgtattaaccagaaacataattcatgtgtgaatacatagacaaacaaagtgtcactagtatgcctctacttggctagctcgttgatcaaagatggttatgttaacgggatcacatcattaggagaatgatgtgattgacttgacccattccgttagcttagcacttgatcgtttagtttgttgctattgctttcttcatgacttatacatgttcctatgactatgagattatgcaactcccgtttaccggaggaacactttgtgtgctaccaaatgtcacaacgtaactgggtgattataaaggtgctctacaggtgtctccgaaggtagttgttgggttggcgtatttcgagattaggatttgtcactctgattgtcggagaggtatctctgggcccactcggtaatacgcatcacttaagccttacaagcattgcaactgatgagttagttgcgggtcgatgtattacggaacgagtaaagagacctgtcggtaacgagattaaactaggtatagagataccgacgattgaatctcgggcaagtaaaataccgatgacaaagggaacaacgtatgttgttatgcggtctgaccgataaagatcttcgtagaatatgtgggaaccaatatgaacatccaggttccgctattggttattgaccggggacgtgtctcggtcatgtctacatagttctcgaacccgtagggtccgcacgcttaacgtttcaataacagttatattatgagtttatatgttttgatgtaccgaaggttgttcggagtctcggatgtgatcacagtgttggggatcgtagcagaaatttaaaattttctacgcatcaccaagatcaatctatggagtaatctagcaacgaggggaagcagagtgcatctacataaccttgtagatcgctaagcggaagcgttgcaagaacacggatgaaggagtcgtactcgcagcgattcagatcgcggttgattccgatctagcgccgaacggacggcgcctccgcgttcaacacacgtacagcccggggacgtctcctccttcttgatccagcaaggggagaggagaagttgagggagaactccagcagcacaacggcatggtggcaatggagctcgtggttctccagtagggcttcaccaagcactatggaggaggaggaggaggtgtaggaagagggagggctgcgccagggaagggtacggctgccctctctctccctcactatatataggggggagggaggagggggaggcgccctagggttccctaggggaggggcggcgtccacaggggaaaccctagatgggtttgggcacccccaccccctaggaaacttgccccccaagccgggaggggcggctaccctaggggtggcgcccccacctctcctggttacgtgagatggggtgggaggggcgctcagcccctaagtgggctgatgtgccctctccccttggcccataaggcccccaacgcttgccggggcctccgaaacccctttcggacacactggtcatcacctggtaccccgagaacaattccggactccaatacccttcgtccaatataccgatcttcacctccggaccattctggagctcctcgtcatgtccgggatctcatccgggactccgaacaaccttcggtaaccacatactatttcccataacaactctagtgtcaccgaaccttaagtgtgtagaccctacgggttcgggaaccatgtagacatgaccgagacaactctctggccaataaccaacagcgagatctggatacccatgttggctcccacatgttccacgatgatctcatcggatg
It encodes:
- the LOC119301909 gene encoding ABC transporter G family member 11-like, whose protein sequence is MASEQLLPAVPRWRPSPPREQSRPGHAADDEGPSDTASDVLGGSLRSTDGFPFGSGSSFPPPPFAPMPVTLPRSRTSSSLEISVENGAGAVPAVLRETSLRRVDQGVVLSWEDLWVSAAGGKAGRVPILRGLNGYARPGEVLAIMGPSGCGKSTLLDALAGRLGSGVSQKGDILINGRRQKLSYGTSAYVTQDDVLMTTLTVREAVRYSASLQLPSGMSAAAKRERAEETLREMGLEGAADTRIGGWMHKGISGGQRRRVSICMEILTRPALLFLDEPTSGLDSAASFHVVSRIARLARREGMTVVAAVHQPSTEVYGLFHGLCLLAYGKTVFFGPAAETNQFFALSGFPCPSLMNPSDHFLRTINKDFDNDIEEGLGGKKTTTAENINALVVSYKSSVYMDKVTRQIADIRGTVGEVVKMEGQQPSFLMQSLVLTKRSFINMYRDLGYYWLRFAIYIALCLCCGTIFYDIGHSYGSIQARGSMLMFVGAFLTFMAIGGFPSFVEDMKIFGRERLNGHYGVSSFVIANTVSATPYLLLISLVPGAMAYYLVGLQRSFDHFAYFALVLFMTMMLVEGLMMIVASAVPDFLMGIITGAGIQGVMMLNGGFFRLPHDLPKPVWRYPMYYVAFHKYANQGFYKNEFLGLTFPNNQVGGAATITGDEILREYWQVEMGYNKWVDLAVLFGMVILYRVLFLAIMKLTEKVKPMVNGLRFRSTQPSVHIADQGSEANGAM